One part of the Anopheles merus strain MAF chromosome 3L, AmerM5.1, whole genome shotgun sequence genome encodes these proteins:
- the LOC121600622 gene encoding uncharacterized protein LOC121600622 isoform X1 — translation MSTNAPHKWGPQWSEHGGGGGAADGRIAACRRHAPRYHLSTGRQMIVLSTLAVLFVLTATLPAAMGHQRSYSIEPTASNASDGITNRTASTLTKRTAASQTNGMVVPLWSGPTPLATSVPGRGSSSSTTSSRRNIRPRRIHHTGVVRSGRSNTGGTGDQVVAASTHRHHSKSIDRRVSSTRQQQPMVYKNLQQGSITLEMGSHAFLAPDQNRTLTYLNRADSTVNRHRAPSMKRKNGRPPQGYHHRVKAPGHLVSGGGGGGGGGGNGGSGGYRRNHGSPLHPKSTTVGDLCISCPPERTAIARKGLDGVLIEPPCLSTCNGRPISKELYELETLFGPRMNFILPHSNGPPYSFMAKVVSKQTGSTVLTCDLRYRVIVKQCKRYKPKNRDLKVSCSLENIWGSRCTFHCRSGGYLSRPNSYVECGENELWEGEEPYCIFNDVSDDYAADSNASNMAGDCQLDIPPENGRFACDLKENEGGGASSELSVPNGTACQVTCNEGFHVPAHLQPATLFGCNDGQWNNTMRPFCYKPTPIPGSSSQRRRGYG, via the exons ATGTCAACGAACGCCCCGCACAAATGGGGCCCGCAATGGAGTGAacacggtggcggcggcggtgctGCTGACGGACGGATTGCCGCCTGTCGCCGTCACGCTCCACGGTACCATTTGTCAACCGGGCGACAAATGATCGTGCTCTCGACGCTGGCCGTGCTGTTCGTTCTGACAG CAACCCTACCTGCTGCAATGGGCCACCAGAGAAGTTACAGTATCGAGCCAACTGCATCGAATGCATCCGATGGAATAACTAACAG AACCGCCAGTACGCTCACCAAACGCACCGCCGCTTCGCAAACAAACGGTATGGTGGTGCCGCTATGGAGTGGACCGACGCCACTAGCAACATCCGTACCGGGTAGAgggagtagcagcagcaccacgtcGAGCCGGCGAAACATACGACCGCGTCGCATACACCACACGGGAGTTGTTCGTAGCGGGCGCAGTAACACCGGCGGAACCGGCGATCAAGTAGTAGCCGCTAGCACTCATAGACACCATagcaaatcgatcgatcg CAGAGTTTCATCGACTAGACAGCAACAGCCGATGGTGTACAAGAACCTCCAGCAAGGTTCCATAACGCTCGAGATGGGATCACATGCATTTCTGGCGCCAGATCAGAACCGAACGTTAACGTACCTGAACAGAGCCGACTCGACG GTAAATCGACATCGCGCTCCCTCAATGAAGCGAAAAAATGGACGCCCACCACAGGGTTACCATCATCGCGTTAAGGCTCCCGGTCACTTGGTAtctgggggtggtggtggtggtggcggaggTGGTAACGGTGGCTCTGGTGGCTACAGACGCAATCATGGTTCACCACTGCACCCAAAGTCGACAACGGTTGGCGATCTTTGCATAAGCTGCCCGCCGGAACGGACGGCGATCGCTCGCAAAGGCCTGGACGGTGTGCTGATTGAACCACCATGCCTGTCCACCTGCAACGGGCGCCCAATTTCCAAGGAACTGTACGAGCTGGAAACACTGTTCGGCCCCCGGATGAACTTCATTCTGCCTCACTCGAACGGCCCACCGTACAGCTTCATGGCGAAGGTGGTCAGCAAGCAGACGGGCAGTACGGTGCTGACGTGCGATCTGCGCTACCGCGTAATCGTGAAGCAATGCAAACGGTACAAGCCGAAAAACCGTGACCTCAAGGTTAGCTGCAGCCTGGAAAACATCTGGGGCTCGCGGTGCACGTTCCACTGTCGCAGCGGGGGCTACCTGAGTCGGCCAAACTCGTACGTCGAATGTGGCGAGAATGAACTGTGGGAAGGAGAGGAACCGTACTGTATATTTAATG ATGTGTCCGACGATTATGCGGCCGATAGCAATGCGTCCAATATGGCGGGTGACTGTCAGCTTGATATTCCGCCGGAAAATGGGCGCTTTGCCTGCGATCTGAAAGAGAACGAGGGTGGTGGCGCTAGCAGTGAGCTGTCCGTGCCTAACGGAACCGCCTGTCAGGTGACGTGTAATGAGGGCTTCCATGTCCCGGCGCATCTGCAACCGGCCACCTTATTCGGCTGTAACGACGGTCAGTGGAACAACACGATGCGACCGTTCTGCTACAAACCGACCCCGATCCCGGGCAGCAGCAGTCAACGTCGTCGAGGTTATGGGTAA
- the LOC121600622 gene encoding uncharacterized protein LOC121600622 isoform X3, with product MSTNAPHKWGPQWSEHGGGGGAADGRIAACRRHAPRYHLSTGRQMIVLSTLAVLFVLTATLPAAMGHQRSYSIEPTASNASDGITNSRVSSTRQQQPMVYKNLQQGSITLEMGSHAFLAPDQNRTLTYLNRADSTVNRHRAPSMKRKNGRPPQGYHHRVKAPGHLVSGGGGGGGGGGNGGSGGYRRNHGSPLHPKSTTVGDLCISCPPERTAIARKGLDGVLIEPPCLSTCNGRPISKELYELETLFGPRMNFILPHSNGPPYSFMAKVVSKQTGSTVLTCDLRYRVIVKQCKRYKPKNRDLKVSCSLENIWGSRCTFHCRSGGYLSRPNSYVECGENELWEGEEPYCIFNDVSDDYAADSNASNMAGDCQLDIPPENGRFACDLKENEGGGASSELSVPNGTACQVTCNEGFHVPAHLQPATLFGCNDGQWNNTMRPFCYKPTPIPGSSSQRRRGYG from the exons ATGTCAACGAACGCCCCGCACAAATGGGGCCCGCAATGGAGTGAacacggtggcggcggcggtgctGCTGACGGACGGATTGCCGCCTGTCGCCGTCACGCTCCACGGTACCATTTGTCAACCGGGCGACAAATGATCGTGCTCTCGACGCTGGCCGTGCTGTTCGTTCTGACAG CAACCCTACCTGCTGCAATGGGCCACCAGAGAAGTTACAGTATCGAGCCAACTGCATCGAATGCATCCGATGGAATAACTAACAG CAGAGTTTCATCGACTAGACAGCAACAGCCGATGGTGTACAAGAACCTCCAGCAAGGTTCCATAACGCTCGAGATGGGATCACATGCATTTCTGGCGCCAGATCAGAACCGAACGTTAACGTACCTGAACAGAGCCGACTCGACG GTAAATCGACATCGCGCTCCCTCAATGAAGCGAAAAAATGGACGCCCACCACAGGGTTACCATCATCGCGTTAAGGCTCCCGGTCACTTGGTAtctgggggtggtggtggtggtggcggaggTGGTAACGGTGGCTCTGGTGGCTACAGACGCAATCATGGTTCACCACTGCACCCAAAGTCGACAACGGTTGGCGATCTTTGCATAAGCTGCCCGCCGGAACGGACGGCGATCGCTCGCAAAGGCCTGGACGGTGTGCTGATTGAACCACCATGCCTGTCCACCTGCAACGGGCGCCCAATTTCCAAGGAACTGTACGAGCTGGAAACACTGTTCGGCCCCCGGATGAACTTCATTCTGCCTCACTCGAACGGCCCACCGTACAGCTTCATGGCGAAGGTGGTCAGCAAGCAGACGGGCAGTACGGTGCTGACGTGCGATCTGCGCTACCGCGTAATCGTGAAGCAATGCAAACGGTACAAGCCGAAAAACCGTGACCTCAAGGTTAGCTGCAGCCTGGAAAACATCTGGGGCTCGCGGTGCACGTTCCACTGTCGCAGCGGGGGCTACCTGAGTCGGCCAAACTCGTACGTCGAATGTGGCGAGAATGAACTGTGGGAAGGAGAGGAACCGTACTGTATATTTAATG ATGTGTCCGACGATTATGCGGCCGATAGCAATGCGTCCAATATGGCGGGTGACTGTCAGCTTGATATTCCGCCGGAAAATGGGCGCTTTGCCTGCGATCTGAAAGAGAACGAGGGTGGTGGCGCTAGCAGTGAGCTGTCCGTGCCTAACGGAACCGCCTGTCAGGTGACGTGTAATGAGGGCTTCCATGTCCCGGCGCATCTGCAACCGGCCACCTTATTCGGCTGTAACGACGGTCAGTGGAACAACACGATGCGACCGTTCTGCTACAAACCGACCCCGATCCCGGGCAGCAGCAGTCAACGTCGTCGAGGTTATGGGTAA
- the LOC121600622 gene encoding uncharacterized protein LOC121600622 isoform X2, translating to MSTNAPHKWGPQWSEHGGGGGAADGRIAACRRHAPRYHLSTGRQMIVLSTLAVLFVLTATLPAAMGHQRSYSIEPTASNASDGITNRTASTLTKRTAASQTNGMVVPLWSGPTPLATSVPGRGSSSSTTSSRRNIRPRRIHHTGVVRSGRSNTGGTGDQVVAASTHRHHSKSIDRVSSTRQQQPMVYKNLQQGSITLEMGSHAFLAPDQNRTLTYLNRADSTVNRHRAPSMKRKNGRPPQGYHHRVKAPGHLVSGGGGGGGGGGNGGSGGYRRNHGSPLHPKSTTVGDLCISCPPERTAIARKGLDGVLIEPPCLSTCNGRPISKELYELETLFGPRMNFILPHSNGPPYSFMAKVVSKQTGSTVLTCDLRYRVIVKQCKRYKPKNRDLKVSCSLENIWGSRCTFHCRSGGYLSRPNSYVECGENELWEGEEPYCIFNDVSDDYAADSNASNMAGDCQLDIPPENGRFACDLKENEGGGASSELSVPNGTACQVTCNEGFHVPAHLQPATLFGCNDGQWNNTMRPFCYKPTPIPGSSSQRRRGYG from the exons ATGTCAACGAACGCCCCGCACAAATGGGGCCCGCAATGGAGTGAacacggtggcggcggcggtgctGCTGACGGACGGATTGCCGCCTGTCGCCGTCACGCTCCACGGTACCATTTGTCAACCGGGCGACAAATGATCGTGCTCTCGACGCTGGCCGTGCTGTTCGTTCTGACAG CAACCCTACCTGCTGCAATGGGCCACCAGAGAAGTTACAGTATCGAGCCAACTGCATCGAATGCATCCGATGGAATAACTAACAG AACCGCCAGTACGCTCACCAAACGCACCGCCGCTTCGCAAACAAACGGTATGGTGGTGCCGCTATGGAGTGGACCGACGCCACTAGCAACATCCGTACCGGGTAGAgggagtagcagcagcaccacgtcGAGCCGGCGAAACATACGACCGCGTCGCATACACCACACGGGAGTTGTTCGTAGCGGGCGCAGTAACACCGGCGGAACCGGCGATCAAGTAGTAGCCGCTAGCACTCATAGACACCATagcaaatcgatcgatcg AGTTTCATCGACTAGACAGCAACAGCCGATGGTGTACAAGAACCTCCAGCAAGGTTCCATAACGCTCGAGATGGGATCACATGCATTTCTGGCGCCAGATCAGAACCGAACGTTAACGTACCTGAACAGAGCCGACTCGACG GTAAATCGACATCGCGCTCCCTCAATGAAGCGAAAAAATGGACGCCCACCACAGGGTTACCATCATCGCGTTAAGGCTCCCGGTCACTTGGTAtctgggggtggtggtggtggtggcggaggTGGTAACGGTGGCTCTGGTGGCTACAGACGCAATCATGGTTCACCACTGCACCCAAAGTCGACAACGGTTGGCGATCTTTGCATAAGCTGCCCGCCGGAACGGACGGCGATCGCTCGCAAAGGCCTGGACGGTGTGCTGATTGAACCACCATGCCTGTCCACCTGCAACGGGCGCCCAATTTCCAAGGAACTGTACGAGCTGGAAACACTGTTCGGCCCCCGGATGAACTTCATTCTGCCTCACTCGAACGGCCCACCGTACAGCTTCATGGCGAAGGTGGTCAGCAAGCAGACGGGCAGTACGGTGCTGACGTGCGATCTGCGCTACCGCGTAATCGTGAAGCAATGCAAACGGTACAAGCCGAAAAACCGTGACCTCAAGGTTAGCTGCAGCCTGGAAAACATCTGGGGCTCGCGGTGCACGTTCCACTGTCGCAGCGGGGGCTACCTGAGTCGGCCAAACTCGTACGTCGAATGTGGCGAGAATGAACTGTGGGAAGGAGAGGAACCGTACTGTATATTTAATG ATGTGTCCGACGATTATGCGGCCGATAGCAATGCGTCCAATATGGCGGGTGACTGTCAGCTTGATATTCCGCCGGAAAATGGGCGCTTTGCCTGCGATCTGAAAGAGAACGAGGGTGGTGGCGCTAGCAGTGAGCTGTCCGTGCCTAACGGAACCGCCTGTCAGGTGACGTGTAATGAGGGCTTCCATGTCCCGGCGCATCTGCAACCGGCCACCTTATTCGGCTGTAACGACGGTCAGTGGAACAACACGATGCGACCGTTCTGCTACAAACCGACCCCGATCCCGGGCAGCAGCAGTCAACGTCGTCGAGGTTATGGGTAA
- the LOC121600622 gene encoding uncharacterized protein LOC121600622 isoform X4: MSTNAPHKWGPQWSEHGGGGGAADGRIAACRRHAPRYHLSTGRQMIVLSTLAVLFVLTATLPAAMGHQRSYSIEPTASNASDGITNRVSSTRQQQPMVYKNLQQGSITLEMGSHAFLAPDQNRTLTYLNRADSTVNRHRAPSMKRKNGRPPQGYHHRVKAPGHLVSGGGGGGGGGGNGGSGGYRRNHGSPLHPKSTTVGDLCISCPPERTAIARKGLDGVLIEPPCLSTCNGRPISKELYELETLFGPRMNFILPHSNGPPYSFMAKVVSKQTGSTVLTCDLRYRVIVKQCKRYKPKNRDLKVSCSLENIWGSRCTFHCRSGGYLSRPNSYVECGENELWEGEEPYCIFNDVSDDYAADSNASNMAGDCQLDIPPENGRFACDLKENEGGGASSELSVPNGTACQVTCNEGFHVPAHLQPATLFGCNDGQWNNTMRPFCYKPTPIPGSSSQRRRGYG; the protein is encoded by the exons ATGTCAACGAACGCCCCGCACAAATGGGGCCCGCAATGGAGTGAacacggtggcggcggcggtgctGCTGACGGACGGATTGCCGCCTGTCGCCGTCACGCTCCACGGTACCATTTGTCAACCGGGCGACAAATGATCGTGCTCTCGACGCTGGCCGTGCTGTTCGTTCTGACAG CAACCCTACCTGCTGCAATGGGCCACCAGAGAAGTTACAGTATCGAGCCAACTGCATCGAATGCATCCGATGGAATAACTAACAG AGTTTCATCGACTAGACAGCAACAGCCGATGGTGTACAAGAACCTCCAGCAAGGTTCCATAACGCTCGAGATGGGATCACATGCATTTCTGGCGCCAGATCAGAACCGAACGTTAACGTACCTGAACAGAGCCGACTCGACG GTAAATCGACATCGCGCTCCCTCAATGAAGCGAAAAAATGGACGCCCACCACAGGGTTACCATCATCGCGTTAAGGCTCCCGGTCACTTGGTAtctgggggtggtggtggtggtggcggaggTGGTAACGGTGGCTCTGGTGGCTACAGACGCAATCATGGTTCACCACTGCACCCAAAGTCGACAACGGTTGGCGATCTTTGCATAAGCTGCCCGCCGGAACGGACGGCGATCGCTCGCAAAGGCCTGGACGGTGTGCTGATTGAACCACCATGCCTGTCCACCTGCAACGGGCGCCCAATTTCCAAGGAACTGTACGAGCTGGAAACACTGTTCGGCCCCCGGATGAACTTCATTCTGCCTCACTCGAACGGCCCACCGTACAGCTTCATGGCGAAGGTGGTCAGCAAGCAGACGGGCAGTACGGTGCTGACGTGCGATCTGCGCTACCGCGTAATCGTGAAGCAATGCAAACGGTACAAGCCGAAAAACCGTGACCTCAAGGTTAGCTGCAGCCTGGAAAACATCTGGGGCTCGCGGTGCACGTTCCACTGTCGCAGCGGGGGCTACCTGAGTCGGCCAAACTCGTACGTCGAATGTGGCGAGAATGAACTGTGGGAAGGAGAGGAACCGTACTGTATATTTAATG ATGTGTCCGACGATTATGCGGCCGATAGCAATGCGTCCAATATGGCGGGTGACTGTCAGCTTGATATTCCGCCGGAAAATGGGCGCTTTGCCTGCGATCTGAAAGAGAACGAGGGTGGTGGCGCTAGCAGTGAGCTGTCCGTGCCTAACGGAACCGCCTGTCAGGTGACGTGTAATGAGGGCTTCCATGTCCCGGCGCATCTGCAACCGGCCACCTTATTCGGCTGTAACGACGGTCAGTGGAACAACACGATGCGACCGTTCTGCTACAAACCGACCCCGATCCCGGGCAGCAGCAGTCAACGTCGTCGAGGTTATGGGTAA
- the LOC121600624 gene encoding guanylate kinase isoform X3: MLTLTVLIARAFSSLNGKMVKQGPRPLVICGPSGSGKSTLLKKLFKEFPDTFGFSVSHTTRKPRPGEENGVHYHFVSVEEMQGAIEKGEFIETAVFSGNMYGTSKKAVENVQHQGKVCVLDIEIEGVKQIRNSDRLNPLLVFVNPPSIEELERRLRGRQTETEESLQKRLNTARKEIEYGTEAGNFDVVVQNNNLKQAYEDLRNFIVRELETQQGQDVFFVTSLVSNYKPFEV; the protein is encoded by the exons ATGCTTACACTAACCGTCTTGATTGCAAGGG CATTTTCAAGCCTTAACGGAAAGATGGTAAAGCAAGGACCGCGTCCGCTCGTTATCTGTGGCCCGTCGGGCTCGGGCAAGAGCACACTGTTGAAGAAGCTGTTCAAGGAGTTCCCCGATACGTTCGGCTTCAG CGTGTCCCATACCACGCGCAAACCGCGCCCGGGCGAGGAAAATGGCGTACATTATCACTTCGTCTCGGTGGAGGAAATGCAGGGCGCCATCGAGAAGGGCGAGTTTATCGAGACGGCGGTATTTAGTGGCAATATGTACGGAACTAG CAAAAAGGCGGTAGAAAACGTGCAGCACCAGGGCAAGGTGTGCGTGTTGGACATTGAGATCGAGGGCGTGAAACAGATCCGCAACTCGGACCGGTTAAATCCGCTGCTGGTGTTTGTGAATCCGCCCTCGATCGAAGAGCTGGAGCGCCGATTGCGTGGCCGCCAGACGGAAACGGAGGAAAGCCTGCAGAAGCGGCTCAATACCGCGCGTAAAGAAATCGAGTATG GCACGGAAGCGGGCAATTTCGATGTGGTGGTGCAGAACAACAACCTGAAGCAGGCGTACGAGGATCTGCGCAACTTTATCGTCCGCGAGCTGGAAACGCAGCAAGGCCAAG ATGTATTCTTTGTCACGTCACTGGTTAGCAACTACAAACCTTTCGAGGTTTAA
- the LOC121600624 gene encoding guanylate kinase isoform X1, producing MLLNNVLYRSASAAAATTTRRFCVTGNRSASPCQRTIFLCLPNVQRQHILQQYLAKAFSSLNGKMVKQGPRPLVICGPSGSGKSTLLKKLFKEFPDTFGFSVSHTTRKPRPGEENGVHYHFVSVEEMQGAIEKGEFIETAVFSGNMYGTSKKAVENVQHQGKVCVLDIEIEGVKQIRNSDRLNPLLVFVNPPSIEELERRLRGRQTETEESLQKRLNTARKEIEYGTEAGNFDVVVQNNNLKQAYEDLRNFIVRELETQQGQDVFFVTSLVSNYKPFEV from the exons ATGTTACTTAACAACGTTCTGTACCGGagtgcttctgctgctgctgctacgacGACAAGACGGTTTTGTGTGACCGGGAACCGCTCTGCATCACCCTGCCAAAGGACTATTTTCCTCTGCCTGCCAAACGTCCAGCGTCAGCACATTCTTCAACAGTATTTAGCCAAAG CATTTTCAAGCCTTAACGGAAAGATGGTAAAGCAAGGACCGCGTCCGCTCGTTATCTGTGGCCCGTCGGGCTCGGGCAAGAGCACACTGTTGAAGAAGCTGTTCAAGGAGTTCCCCGATACGTTCGGCTTCAG CGTGTCCCATACCACGCGCAAACCGCGCCCGGGCGAGGAAAATGGCGTACATTATCACTTCGTCTCGGTGGAGGAAATGCAGGGCGCCATCGAGAAGGGCGAGTTTATCGAGACGGCGGTATTTAGTGGCAATATGTACGGAACTAG CAAAAAGGCGGTAGAAAACGTGCAGCACCAGGGCAAGGTGTGCGTGTTGGACATTGAGATCGAGGGCGTGAAACAGATCCGCAACTCGGACCGGTTAAATCCGCTGCTGGTGTTTGTGAATCCGCCCTCGATCGAAGAGCTGGAGCGCCGATTGCGTGGCCGCCAGACGGAAACGGAGGAAAGCCTGCAGAAGCGGCTCAATACCGCGCGTAAAGAAATCGAGTATG GCACGGAAGCGGGCAATTTCGATGTGGTGGTGCAGAACAACAACCTGAAGCAGGCGTACGAGGATCTGCGCAACTTTATCGTCCGCGAGCTGGAAACGCAGCAAGGCCAAG ATGTATTCTTTGTCACGTCACTGGTTAGCAACTACAAACCTTTCGAGGTTTAA
- the LOC121600624 gene encoding guanylate kinase isoform X4, producing the protein MVKQGPRPLVICGPSGSGKSTLLKKLFKEFPDTFGFSVSHTTRKPRPGEENGVHYHFVSVEEMQGAIEKGEFIETAVFSGNMYGTSKKAVENVQHQGKVCVLDIEIEGVKQIRNSDRLNPLLVFVNPPSIEELERRLRGRQTETEESLQKRLNTARKEIEYGTEAGNFDVVVQNNNLKQAYEDLRNFIVRELETQQGQDVFFVTSLVSNYKPFEV; encoded by the exons ATGGTAAAGCAAGGACCGCGTCCGCTCGTTATCTGTGGCCCGTCGGGCTCGGGCAAGAGCACACTGTTGAAGAAGCTGTTCAAGGAGTTCCCCGATACGTTCGGCTTCAG CGTGTCCCATACCACGCGCAAACCGCGCCCGGGCGAGGAAAATGGCGTACATTATCACTTCGTCTCGGTGGAGGAAATGCAGGGCGCCATCGAGAAGGGCGAGTTTATCGAGACGGCGGTATTTAGTGGCAATATGTACGGAACTAG CAAAAAGGCGGTAGAAAACGTGCAGCACCAGGGCAAGGTGTGCGTGTTGGACATTGAGATCGAGGGCGTGAAACAGATCCGCAACTCGGACCGGTTAAATCCGCTGCTGGTGTTTGTGAATCCGCCCTCGATCGAAGAGCTGGAGCGCCGATTGCGTGGCCGCCAGACGGAAACGGAGGAAAGCCTGCAGAAGCGGCTCAATACCGCGCGTAAAGAAATCGAGTATG GCACGGAAGCGGGCAATTTCGATGTGGTGGTGCAGAACAACAACCTGAAGCAGGCGTACGAGGATCTGCGCAACTTTATCGTCCGCGAGCTGGAAACGCAGCAAGGCCAAG ATGTATTCTTTGTCACGTCACTGGTTAGCAACTACAAACCTTTCGAGGTTTAA
- the LOC121600624 gene encoding guanylate kinase isoform X2, with protein sequence MLLNNVLYRSASAAAATTTRRFCVTGNRSASPCQRTIFLCLPNVQRQHILQQYLAKAFSSLNGKMVKQGPRPLVICGPSGSGKSTLLKKLFKEFPDTFGFSVSHTTRKPRPGEENGVHYHFVSVEEMQGAIEKGEFIETAVFSGNMYGTSKKAVENVQHQGKVCVLDIEIEGVKQIRNSDRLNPLLVFVNPPSIEELERRLRGRQTETEESLQKRLNTARKEIEYGTEAGNFDVVVQNNNLKQAYEDLRNFIVRELETQQGQGINVSLNRVFDE encoded by the exons ATGTTACTTAACAACGTTCTGTACCGGagtgcttctgctgctgctgctacgacGACAAGACGGTTTTGTGTGACCGGGAACCGCTCTGCATCACCCTGCCAAAGGACTATTTTCCTCTGCCTGCCAAACGTCCAGCGTCAGCACATTCTTCAACAGTATTTAGCCAAAG CATTTTCAAGCCTTAACGGAAAGATGGTAAAGCAAGGACCGCGTCCGCTCGTTATCTGTGGCCCGTCGGGCTCGGGCAAGAGCACACTGTTGAAGAAGCTGTTCAAGGAGTTCCCCGATACGTTCGGCTTCAG CGTGTCCCATACCACGCGCAAACCGCGCCCGGGCGAGGAAAATGGCGTACATTATCACTTCGTCTCGGTGGAGGAAATGCAGGGCGCCATCGAGAAGGGCGAGTTTATCGAGACGGCGGTATTTAGTGGCAATATGTACGGAACTAG CAAAAAGGCGGTAGAAAACGTGCAGCACCAGGGCAAGGTGTGCGTGTTGGACATTGAGATCGAGGGCGTGAAACAGATCCGCAACTCGGACCGGTTAAATCCGCTGCTGGTGTTTGTGAATCCGCCCTCGATCGAAGAGCTGGAGCGCCGATTGCGTGGCCGCCAGACGGAAACGGAGGAAAGCCTGCAGAAGCGGCTCAATACCGCGCGTAAAGAAATCGAGTATG GCACGGAAGCGGGCAATTTCGATGTGGTGGTGCAGAACAACAACCTGAAGCAGGCGTACGAGGATCTGCGCAACTTTATCGTCCGCGAGCTGGAAACGCAGCAAGGCCAAGGTATCAATGTTAGCTTGAACCGTGTGTTTGACGAGTGA